The following coding sequences lie in one Pungitius pungitius chromosome 18, fPunPun2.1, whole genome shotgun sequence genomic window:
- the bmpr1bb gene encoding bone morphogenetic protein receptor, type IBb: MVVSRLPLEWTWRAVLLVTGLASLSCGSEANMLDTMLLKNGWKGGSERKAAESSSAAPVLAQNMLRCHCYHHCPEDSVNNTCMTDGYCFTMVEEEEEVGVAVLTAGCLGLAGFEFQCRDTWNARLRRAVKCCTDQDYCNRDLHPTLPPLVTSDYVDSSIQYMALFISITVCSIILGLVLVFCCFRYKRQESRPRYSIDLEQEETYIPPGESLKDLMEHSRSIGSGSGSGLPLLVQRTIAKQIQMVKQIGKGRYGEVWMGKWREERVAVKVFFTTEEDSWFRETEIYQTFLMRHENILGFIAADIKGTGSWTQLYLITDYHENGSLYDYLKSNTLDVKALLKLAYSSISGLCHLHTEIYGTQGKPAIAHRDLKSKNILVKKNGFCCIADLGLAVKFNSDTDEVDIPPNLRVGTKRYMPPEVLEETLNKTQSFIMADMYSFGLIVWEMARRCISGGIVEEYQLPYHDLVPTDPSYEDMREVVCIKKQRPSFANRWTSDECLRQMGKLMSECWAHNPTCRLTALRVKKTLAKMLETQDIKL, translated from the exons CCAACATGTTGGACACCATGCTACTGAAGAACGGGTGGAAGGGGGGATCGGAGCGGAAGGCAGCGGAgagcagcagcgccgccccGGTGTTGGCTCAGAACATGCTTCGCTGTCACTGCTACCACCACTGCCCCGAGGACTCTGTCAACAATACCTGCAT GACCGATGGCTATTGCTTCAccatggtggaggaggaggaggaggtgggcgtAGCAGTGCTCACTGCAGGTTGCCTGGGTCTTGCCGGCTTCGAGTTCCAGTGCAGA GACACGTGGAATGCTCGTTTGAGGAGAGCCGTCAAGTGTTGCACGGATCAGGATTATTGCAACAGAGACTTGCATCCGACTCTTCCTCCACTCGTGACATCAG ATTACGTTGACAGCAGCATCCAGTACATGGCTCTCTTCATTTCAATCACAGTTTGCAGCATCATCCTTGGCCTCGTCCTGGTTTTCTGCTGCTTTAG ATATAAGCGGCAGGAATCCCGGCCGCGCTACAGTATCgacctggagcaggaggagacctACATCCCCCCCGGAGAGTCCCTGAAGGACCTGATGGAGCATTCTCGCAGCATCGGCTCTGGATCGGGGTCAGGACTCCCTCTACTG GTGCAGCGAACAATCGCCAAACAGATTCAGATGGTTAAGCAGATTGGAAAAGGGCGATACGGAGAGGTCTGGATGGGCaagtggagagaggagagagtggCTGTTAAGGTCTTCTTCACCACGGAAGAAGACAGCTGGTTCAGAGAGACTGAAATATATCAGACCTTCCTGATGAGACATGAAAATATCCTGG GATTCATAGCGGCGGATATTAAAGGAACCGGCTCGTGGACTCAGCTCTACTTAATCACAGACTACCACGAGAACGGCTCTTTGTACGACTACCTCAAGTCCAACACCTTAGACGTCAAGGCTCTGCTGAAACTGGCCTACTCCTCCATATCGGGCCTCTGCCACCTGCACACTGAGATCTACGGCACACAGGGGAAACCAGCCATCGCACACCGGGACCTGAAGAGTAAAAACATCTTGGTAAAAAAGAACGGATTCTGCTGTATCGCGGACCTCGGACTGGCTGTCAAGTTTAACAG TGACACCGACGAGGTGGATATCCCTCCCAACCTACGCGTTGGTACGAAGCGCTATATGCCCCCTGAGGTGCTGGAGGAGACCCTGAACAAGACCCAGTCCTTCATAATGGCCGACATGTACAGTTTTGGCCTCATCGTTTGGGAGATGGCCCGACGCTGCATTTCAGGAG gcATTGTGGAGGAGTATCAGCTGCCCTACCATGACCTCGTGCCCACGGATCCATCCTATGAGGACATGAGAGAAGTTGTCTGTATTAAGAAACAAAGACCTTCATTTGCTAACCGTTGGACGAGTGATGAG TGCTTGCGGCAGATGGGGAAACTGATGTCCGAGTGTTGGGCTCACAACCCGACCTGTCGCCTCACCGCCCTCAGGGTGAAGAAGACTCTGGCCAAAATGTTGGAGACCCAAGACATCAAATTGTGA